Proteins encoded by one window of Sardina pilchardus chromosome 7, fSarPil1.1, whole genome shotgun sequence:
- the LOC134087846 gene encoding uncharacterized protein LOC134087846, which yields MGCCSVTQRHSGIDEVGPDEIELLEIDGTGVWNLGESRQSVRNGTATGPPPPPVRCPSVRQLTQEEPKSVETRISCNDVQIHHDIQTVLWGWSKEEVHHRIYTQPIREWEGRPAHSYGDIIYSSLVTLHNTHTKAMGERYLVLFSFHLLILALDHSHHDFIYEGILPLSALEVRVMSQDPRAPYMFEISGPMVDSKIFICASGTDRKNWMDNIDDRRYKSLRQQLSPSHSALAYLLPCDEVWKREELKRYLLRAPIWHWEGTSIQHMGLPVFLSLVQVTNSQKQVPQERLLVLFPRDVLILSVDSQRACVRYEGRLPRRSIQASERSALPGNQFELSGELMEPLQVSCTYPEDYQTWIFQLQQPDKEIHTSQISKHSAPPPLIPKKRRS from the exons GGTGTGGAACCTGGGCGAGAGCAGACAGTCTGTGCGCAACGGCACCGCCACCGGCCCGCCACCCCCGCCGGTACGCTGTCCTTCGGTCAGACAACTCACGCAGGAg GAACCAAAGTCTGTGGAAACCAGAATATCATGCAATGACGTCCAGATACACCATGATATCCAG ACAGTGCTGTGGGGCTGGAGCAAGGAGGAGGTGCATCACAGGATATACacgcagccaatcagagagtggGAGGGACGCCCGGCGCACTCGTATGGGGACATCATCTACTCGTCCCTCGTGAcgctccacaacacacacactaag GCAATGGGTGAGCGATACCTCGTGCTCTTCTCCTTCCATCTGCTGATCTTAGCGCTGGACCACTCCCATCACGATTTCATTTATGAG ggcattctccccctctctgctctggAGGTGCGTGTCATGTCCCAGGATCCCAGGGCCCCGTACATGTTTGAGATCAGTG GCCCCATGGTGGACTCCAAGATCTTTATTTGTGCCAGTGGCACTGACAGGAAGAACTGGATGGACAACATTGATGACAGGAGATATAAATCCCTCAGGCAACAGCTGAGCCCCTCACACAGCGCACTGGCTTATCTG CTGCCTTGCGATgaggtgtggaagagagaggagctgaagaGGTATCTGCTCCGGGCTCCCATCTGGCACTGGGAGGGCACTTCCATCCAGCACATGGGCCTGCCAGTCTTCCTGTCTCTGGTACAAGTCACCAACTCACAGAAGCAG GTACCCCAAGAGCGACTTCTTGTCCTTTTTCCACGGGACGTCCTCATTCTCTCCGTGGACAGCCAGCGCGCCTGTGTGAGATATGAG GGACGGTTACCACGGAGAAGCATCCAGGCCTCGGAGAGATCAGCTTTACCTGGCAACCAGTTTGAGCTGTCAG GTGAGCTGATGGAACCTCTGCAGGTGTCATGTACCTATCCAGAAGATTACCAGACCTGGATCTTTCAGTTACAGCAG CCTGACAAGGAGATTCACACCTCACAGATCTCCAAACATTCTGCTCCACCACCCCTTATTCCAAAGAAGCGCCGAAGCTGA
- the arhgef19 gene encoding rho guanine nucleotide exchange factor 19, producing the protein MHPGYGFSPLPDFQPHLHAFHYRRESPDMWIPGSGEPQALSEPREGRPLLRQRHQHQHQHHQQQQHHHQHQQQHHHHHHQHIAVCQQETLAFIDLPPPADTNGYLASLDVTSSRLVACPRPPRRDSKGSAAAGLCRKSSSSSSSGDAATDTEPNHEGSDSGLDVRNSHAETRRAHKSDAESPVLGILRAPPTSLFLPLNPYPGAGDVFEPQQPGSPSSPAGSEGQDQWRPHRRLSPSSVKEKSIRRKMRVYSRDSLSDESLSSPVLECDYLFPGSFESFLEEELGTVGSTLSRPLSGLSSTDVSSGAPTPPSLSLAASSSHLPEEDDTVQSEASMESALLTPGSGGGGGGGGGGASHLFHARGQTSVAADPERRRFSASELISRLQLSQRKNSFTLKLGKSLSARVASRDRQPAGYLSADYKPSSKQRSSGGSTDSAPHSPVGSTPTLPSADWNPPLQRRSAKHSMRKDSIEEDGDAHTNMRSTHRLSRFLPSSILYQEYSDVAINREIQRQQGAEPGTEEYRTGDTPSPSNLSPSSSFRSSRGSAFSLWQDIPDVRTSDQLDNFSNEERKLQEAKFELVTSEASYIRSLTIAVDHFMMSQELAECLGVQDRQWLFSKLPEVKDVSERFLHDLEQRLEGDILRFDVCDIVLDHCPALRKVYLPYVTNQAYQEQTYQRLLQENQRFPGILARLEEDPICQRLPLTSFLILPFQRITRLKMLVENILKRTTPGSRDEDTATKAFNELKKLIKECNSSVQSMKRMEELIHLNKKIHFEGKIFPLISQSRWLVKHGELLEVDTQTMSISGSKFKLPTRPVYLHLFNDCLLLSRKKDTWKFMVFVHAKIAELRVKDLSQKLQGITGFLFYLQLYDGQQLKHQILLKSHTESNKQRWISAMVPSEAKTSLEQAIENDDISQVQCIKSYQAQEHDELTLEKADILQAKTITSDGWVEGIRLSDGERGWFPKSYVEEITNRSARLRNLRENIRIKCVTQKLEEEVL; encoded by the exons gcagcaccaccaccaccaccaccagcacattGCCGTGTGCCAGCAAGAGACTCTGGCCTTCATCGACCTGCCTCCACCGGCCGACACCAATGGCTACTTGGCCTCGCTGGACGTTACGTCGTCGCGCTTGGTGGCCTGCCCCAGGCCGCCGAGAAGAGACTCGAAGGGCTCGGCCGCAGCAGGCCTGTGCcgcaagagcagcagcagcagcagcagcggcgacGCCGCCACCGACACCGAGCCCAACCACGAGGGCTCGGACTCCGGCCTGGACGTTCGAAACAGCCACGCCGAGACGCGCCGCGCCCACAAGTCGGACGCCGAGAGCCCCGTGCTGGGCATCCTGCGGGCGCCACCCACGTCCCTGTTCCTGCCCCTCAACCCCTACCCTGGCGCCGGGGACGTGTTCGAGCCCCAGCAGCCCGGCTCTCCGTCCTCACCCGCGGGCTCGGAGGGGCAGGACCAGTGGCGCCCCCACAGGCGCTTGTCCCCGAGCTCCGTGAAGGAGAAGTCCATCC GGCGTAAGATGCGCGTGTACTCCAGGGACAGCCTGAGCGACGAGTCCCTGAGCAGCCCGGTGCTGGAGTGCGACTACCTCTTCCCCGGCTCCTTCGAGTCCttcctggaggaggagctgggcaCGGTGGGCTCCACCCTCTCCCGCCCGCTCTCGGGCCTCTCCTCCACCGACGTGTCCAGCGGCGCCCCCACGCCCCCGTCACTCTCCCTGGCCGCCTCCTCGTCGCATCTCCCCGAGGAGGACGACACCGTCCAGAGCGAGGCCTCCATGGAGTCCGCACTGCTGACCCCTggatcaggaggaggaggaggaggaggaggaggaggagcgtcGCACCTGTTCCACGCTCGCGGCCAGACCTCGGTGGCGGCGGACCCCGAGCGCAGGCGCTTCTCGGCCTCGGAGCTCATCTCCCGGCTGCAGCTGTCCCAGAGGAAGAACTCCTTCACGCTGAAGCTGGGCAAGTCGCTGTCCGCCCGCGTGGCCTCGCGGGACCGCCAGCCCGCCGGCTACCTCAGCGCTGACT ATAAACCCAGCTCCAAGCAGCGCTCGTCTGGGGGGTCCACAGACAGCGCTCCCCACAGCCCGGTGGGCTCTACTCCCACACTGCCCTCTGCTGACTGGAACCCGCCACTGCAGCGCCGCAGTGCAAAGCACAG CATGAGGAAAGACTCCATCGAGGAAGATGGAGATGCCCACACTAACATGCGTAGCACTCACCGCCTGTCTCGCTTCCTGCCAAGCT cCATCCTGTACCAGGAGTACAGTGACGTTGCCATCAATCGGGAAATCCAGCGTCAGCAAGGGGCGGAGCCCGGCACTGAGGAGTACCGCACGGGGGACACTCCGTCTCCTAGCAACCTGTCCCCGTCCAGCTCCTTCCGCTCGTCCCGGGGCTCGGCGTTCTCGCTGTGGCAGGACATCCCGGACGTGCGCACCAGCGACCAGCTGGACAACTTCAGCAACGAGGAGCGCAAACTTCAAGAG GCCAAGTTTGAACTGGTGACGTCCGAGGCGTCGTACATCCGCAGTCTGACCATCGCGGTGGACCACTTCATGATGTCCCAGGAGCTGGCTGAGTGTCTGGGAGTGCAGGACAGGCAGTGGCTGTTCTCCAAGCTCCCCGAAGTCAAGGACGTCAGCGAGAG GTTCCTGCATGATCTGGAACAGAGGTTAGAGGGGGACATTCTACGCTTTGATGTGTGCGACATCGTCCTGGATCACTGTCCAGCCCTGCGCAAGGTCTACCTCCCCTATGTCACCAACCAGGCCTACCAAGAGCAGACCTATCAGCGGCTACT GCAAGAGAACCAGCGGTTCCCTGGGATCCTGGCGCGTCTGGAAGAGGACCCCATCTGCCAGCGGCTTCCTCTCACCTCCTTCCTCATCCTGCCCTTTCAGCGCATCACCCGCCTCAAGATGCTGGTGGAG AACATTCTAAAGAGGACGACGCCAGGCTCGCGCGATGAGGACACGGCCACGAAGGCCTTTAACGAGTTGAAAAAG CTGATAAAGGAATGCAACTCCAGCGTGCAGTCCATGAAGAGGATGGAGGAGCTTATTCATCTCAATAAGAAGATTCACTTTGAGGGCAAG ATCTTTCCCTTGATCTCTCAGTCTCGCTGGCTGGTAAAGCATGGTGAACTGCTGGAGGTGGACACGCAGACCATGAGTATATCCGGGTCAAAGTTCAAGCTGCCCACCCGACCCGTTTACCTGCATCTGTTCAACGACTGCCTTCTGCTCTCCCGGAAGAAGGA CACTTGGAAGTTCATGGTGTTTGTCCATGCGAAAATCGCCGAGTTGCGAGTGAAGGATCTGAGTCAGAAACTGCAGGGCATCACCGGCTTCCTCTTCTACCTGCAGCTGTACGACGGTCAGCAGCTCAAACACCAGATCCTGCTCAAGTCCCACACCGA GAGTAATAAACAGCGATGGATCTCTGCCATGGTTCCTTCTGAAGCAAAGACCTCCCTTGAACAGGCCATTGAGAATGATG ATATTTCTCAGGTTCAGTGTATAAAGAGTTACCAGGCTCAAGAACACGATGAGTTAACACTGGAGAAGGCTGACATCCTTCAAGCCAAGACCATTACAAGTGATG gctGGGTGGAGGGAATAAGGCTGTCTGATGGTGAGCGGGGCTGGTTCCCCAAGAGCTACGTGGAGGAGATCACGAATCGCAGCGCCCGCTTGCGCAACTTGCGAGAGAACATTCGCATCAAGTGTGTCACCCAGAAACTGGAAGAGGAAGTCCTGTGA